In a genomic window of Desulfobacterales bacterium:
- a CDS encoding VOC family protein produces the protein MIMRHAALTCSSEQRSDRFFKDLLGLEKEKPKTLAVSLAKAIFNVNTELVMINYRSEKVHFEIFITGQPVKQDNAIDHVCLEVRDLDALLSKCDLLKIQVIQVPKGDRTLTFIRDDDGHLFEIK, from the coding sequence ATGATCATGCGGCATGCAGCGCTGACGTGCAGCTCGGAACAAAGATCAGATCGTTTTTTTAAAGACCTTTTGGGTCTGGAAAAGGAAAAACCGAAAACGCTGGCAGTATCCCTTGCCAAAGCCATTTTTAATGTCAACACCGAGCTAGTAATGATCAACTATCGCAGTGAAAAGGTTCATTTTGAGATTTTTATCACCGGCCAACCGGTGAAACAGGATAACGCAATCGATCATGTCTGCTTGGAGGTTAGAGACTTGGACGCCTTGCTGAGCAAATGTGATCTCCTGAAAATCCAGGTGATTCAAGTCCCCAAGGGTGACCGAACCCTGACATTTATTCGAGATGATGATGGTCATCTGTTTGAGATCAAATAA